A single region of the Streptomyces diastaticus subsp. diastaticus genome encodes:
- a CDS encoding 30S ribosomal protein bS22: MGSVIKKRRKRMAKKKHRKLLKRTRVQRRNKK; the protein is encoded by the coding sequence GTGGGCTCTGTTATCAAGAAGCGGCGTAAGCGGATGGCCAAGAAGAAGCACCGCAAGCTGCTGAAGCGGACGCGTGTGCAGCGTCGCAACAAGAAGTAA